From a single Phorcysia thermohydrogeniphila genomic region:
- the oadA gene encoding sodium-extruding oxaloacetate decarboxylase subunit alpha: MGRKIQFTDVTLRDAHQSLFATRMRTKDMVDIAPVIDKAGFWSVECWGGATFDVCLRFLKEDPWERLRTLRKLMPNSRLQMLLRGQNLVGYRHYPDDVVKAFVRKAAENGIDVFRVFDALNDLRNVEVAVETAKEMGKIVEGALSYTISPVHTEDLYIELALEFKEMGADIIAIKDMAGLLSPERAYSLVKAIKEEVGLPVHIHTHCTSGLAEMAQLKAAEAGADIFDVAISPMASDTSHPAVETMLYAFAEFGFEANLDRKALRKMAQHFKEVRKKYKKFDIDFKGVDAAVLEHQIPGGMISNLINQLKEQGALDKLEEVLEEVPRVREDLGYPPLVTPTSQIVGTQAVLNVLAGERYKMITQETKNYVKGLYGRPPAPIKEEIIKKVLGDEEPITCRPADLLEPELDKRREEIKDLARSEEDVLSYCLFPKVAREFFEWREKVEKGEIPPLTDEEFFGVEEEEKRCPQPLAPTEFIINVHGESYHVKVAGVGHKKDGKKPYFIKIDGRLEEVVVEPLVEVVPTGEEVEIKGELTSSSKRPRATKEGDVTSPMPAKVVEIKVKEGDKVNEGDVVAIVEAMKMQNELHAPISGTVKAIYVKVGDNVNPDEAIMTIE, from the coding sequence ATGGGCAGGAAGATACAGTTTACGGACGTAACACTAAGGGATGCCCACCAGTCCCTCTTTGCTACGAGGATGAGAACAAAGGACATGGTTGATATAGCTCCAGTTATTGACAAGGCAGGTTTCTGGTCCGTTGAGTGCTGGGGAGGTGCAACCTTTGACGTCTGCCTAAGGTTCTTAAAGGAAGACCCTTGGGAAAGGTTAAGAACTTTAAGGAAGCTCATGCCAAACTCCCGCCTTCAGATGCTCCTTAGGGGACAGAACTTAGTAGGTTACAGGCACTACCCAGACGACGTCGTTAAGGCCTTTGTCAGGAAGGCAGCAGAGAACGGAATAGACGTTTTCAGGGTGTTTGACGCTCTCAACGACCTGAGGAACGTTGAGGTTGCAGTAGAAACTGCAAAGGAGATGGGAAAGATTGTAGAGGGAGCTCTCTCCTACACAATAAGTCCCGTTCACACAGAGGACCTCTACATAGAGCTTGCCCTTGAGTTTAAGGAGATGGGAGCTGACATCATAGCCATTAAGGACATGGCTGGACTCCTCTCCCCAGAAAGGGCATACTCTCTCGTCAAGGCGATTAAAGAGGAAGTTGGACTTCCCGTTCACATCCATACCCACTGCACAAGTGGTCTTGCAGAGATGGCTCAGCTAAAGGCTGCTGAAGCTGGAGCTGACATATTTGACGTTGCCATTTCTCCAATGGCTTCTGATACTTCTCACCCTGCCGTTGAGACGATGCTCTATGCTTTTGCTGAGTTTGGATTTGAGGCGAACCTTGACAGGAAGGCTTTAAGGAAGATGGCACAGCACTTTAAGGAGGTTAGGAAGAAGTACAAGAAGTTTGACATAGACTTTAAAGGTGTTGACGCTGCAGTCCTTGAGCACCAGATACCGGGAGGAATGATTTCTAACCTCATAAACCAGCTAAAGGAGCAGGGAGCTCTTGACAAGCTGGAGGAAGTCCTTGAGGAAGTTCCAAGAGTTAGGGAAGACCTCGGATATCCTCCCCTCGTTACTCCAACGAGCCAGATAGTTGGAACTCAGGCCGTCCTCAACGTCTTGGCCGGTGAGCGCTACAAGATGATTACTCAGGAGACGAAGAACTACGTTAAGGGACTCTACGGAAGACCGCCAGCTCCAATTAAGGAGGAGATTATCAAGAAGGTTCTCGGAGACGAAGAGCCAATCACCTGCCGTCCTGCAGACCTCTTAGAGCCTGAGCTTGACAAGCGCAGGGAAGAGATAAAGGATCTTGCAAGGAGCGAGGAGGACGTTCTCTCTTACTGTCTCTTCCCCAAAGTTGCGAGGGAGTTCTTTGAGTGGAGGGAGAAGGTAGAGAAAGGAGAGATTCCTCCACTTACAGACGAGGAGTTCTTTGGAGTTGAAGAGGAAGAAAAGAGATGCCCTCAACCCCTTGCTCCTACAGAGTTCATTATCAACGTTCACGGTGAGAGCTACCACGTTAAAGTTGCAGGTGTTGGACATAAGAAGGACGGAAAGAAACCTTACTTCATTAAGATTGACGGAAGACTTGAGGAAGTAGTTGTTGAGCCTCTCGTTGAAGTCGTTCCAACCGGCGAAGAGGTTGAGATTAAGGGAGAGCTCACAAGCTCTTCCAAGCGTCCGAGGGCAACAAAAGAGGGAGACGTTACCTCTCCAATGCCTGCTAAGGTAGTTGAGATAAAGGTTAAAGAGGGAGACAAGGTAAACGAAGGGGACGTTGTTGCGATAGTTGAAGCGATGAAGATGCAGAACGAGCTTCACGCGCCAATTAGCGGAACGGTTAAGGCCATTTACGTTAAAGTAGGGGACAACGTTAACCCGGATGAAGCCATAATGACGATTGAGTAG